The Gemmatimonadaceae bacterium genomic sequence CCGGGCGATGCCCGCTGGCTCAAGCCGTTCGATTCGCCGCACAACAAGCGGCTCACGTGGGATGTGATGCTGCGGCAGACGAGTGACTGGGAAGGCACGCTCTGGGGCAAGCCCGAGTGGGCCGATCGCCCCGCGCAGGATGCGAGCACCTGGCGCACGCGCCCGCGCGTGGAGCCGGGCACGGTGTACGAGTACAACGACGTGCGCGTGAATGCGCTGGCGCTCGCGACGCTCATGGTGTGGCGCAAGCCGCTTCCTGAGGTGCTCAAGGAGAGGATCATGGACCCGATCGGTGCCTCGAACACGTGGCGCTGGTACGGCTATGACAACTCGTGGGTGATTCTCGACGGCAAGCAGGTGCAGAGCGTGAGCGGCGGCGGCCACTGGGGCGGCGGCATGTTCATCAACGCGTGGGACATGGCCCGCTTTGGCCTGCTCACGCTGCGCCGCGGCAAGTGGGGCGACAAGCAGCTGCTGAGCGATGCGTGGGTGACGCAGGCGCTCACCCCCACGAAGGTGCAGCCGACCTACGGCTTCATGAACTGGTTCACGAACCCGGACCACAAGTTCCTCGCGAGCGCTCCGGTGGAAGCCTTTGTGCACGTGGGGAATGGGAACAACATCATTTACGTCGATCCCGTGAATGACATCATTGCGGTAGTGCGGTGGATTGATACGACGCCGTCGATTGATGGGTTTGTGCAGAGGATGCTGGCGGCGGTACAGCGCTAA encodes the following:
- a CDS encoding serine hydrolase, translating into MIRAEASRAEARWARRGTEVLLCVLPSLLVAQKKPAAPAVYVPPAGAWERKSPSAVGLDSVKLEAAIAFAKSKESKTPREWEQNHYQTFGREPLGQLIGPIIDRGDETGLIIRKGYVVAQWGNPEAIEMTHSVTKSFLSTVVGLAFDAGLIKSTQDTVAKYVPPILRAMPNGTGFAADWPGDARWLKPFDSPHNKRLTWDVMLRQTSDWEGTLWGKPEWADRPAQDASTWRTRPRVEPGTVYEYNDVRVNALALATLMVWRKPLPEVLKERIMDPIGASNTWRWYGYDNSWVILDGKQVQSVSGGGHWGGGMFINAWDMARFGLLTLRRGKWGDKQLLSDAWVTQALTPTKVQPTYGFMNWFTNPDHKFLASAPVEAFVHVGNGNNIIYVDPVNDIIAVVRWIDTTPSIDGFVQRMLAAVQR